ACATTACGGGCTTTATGGTTGGTCGCCAGTATGAAAATGAAGGGATTGCAAAAAATGGCGCAAAATTGGTTATGGCAGTTGCAACCGCAAATGTACCAAAACTGACCCTGATTATTGGTGGTTCGTTTGGTGCAGGTAACTACGGTATGTGCGGCCGTGCTTATTCACCACGCTTTTTATGGACTTGGCCGAACTCTCGTATTTCAGTGATGGGCGGCGAACAAGCTGCAAGCGTACTTTCGACTTTAAAACGTGACCAGATTGAGCAAAAAGGTGCCGAGTGGTCAGCGCAAGAAGAAGACGAATTTAAACAACCAATCCGTGAGCAATATGAGCGTCAAGGCCATCCGTACTATGCTTCTGCTCGTCTTTGGGATGACGGCGTAATCGACCCAGCTCAAACTCGTCAGGTACTTGGTTTAAGTCTTGCTGCTGCTATGAATGCTCCAATCCAGCCAACCAAATTTGGCGTGTTCCGCATGTAAGAGGTGTATATGAGCTATCAATTTTTACAACTCGAACAACAAGGTCAGGTTGCCTATGTTTGGCTGAACCGCCCTGAACTACACAATGCTTTTAATACAACCGTCATTGAAGAATTGCATACCTGTTTTAAGCAAATCAATACACGTGATGATATTCGTGTAGTAGTTCTAGCGGGTCGCGGCAAAAGCTTTTCAGCAGGTGCCGACCTCAACTGGATGAAACAGGCAGGTCAAGCATCTTCAGCAGAAAATGAAGCAGATGCTCTAAAGCTTGCCCAAATGTTAGATGCGCTTGCAACGCTTAAACAACCGACTATTGCGCGTGTGCATGGCATTGCCTTTGGTGGTGGTATGGGTTTGGCATCGGCATGTGATATTTGCATTGCTAGCACAGATGCCAAGTTTGCAACCTCTGAGGTTCGTTTGGGGCTTGCTCCATCTACCATTAGTCCCTACGTGATTCGTGCGATTGGCGCAAGACAAGCCTCTCGTTACTTCTTAACTGCCGAGCGAATTTCAGCACGTGAAGCCAAACACATTGGTTTGGCACACGAAGTGGCAGATGCAGAAGACTTAGATAAAAAAGTTCAAGAAATTATTGATGCATTATTACTTGGTGGTCCGCATGCTCAAGCGGCATCAAAACATCTGATTCAAATGGTGAGCAACCAGACCATGAGCAATAACTTGCTGCAACAGACAGCACATCATATTGCTCAAGTTCGTCAAGGCAGTGAAGCAAAAGAAGGTCTGAGTGCCTTTTTAAATAAACAGCAGCCTGCTTGGGTTTCTAACTCGAATAACAACAATTAAGGACGATCATCATGTTTGAAAAGATTTTAATTGCGAACCGTGGCGAAATTGCCTGCCGTGTGATTCGTACAGCCAAAAAATTAGGGATTGCAACGGTTGCTGTTTACTCCGATGCAGACGCAAACGCACAACATGTCAAACTTGCAGATGAAGCGGTTTATATTGGTCAGTCCCCTGCAACACAAAGTTATTTACAGGTTGATCGTATTATTCAAGCAGCAATTGATACAGGCAGCCAAGCGGTTCACCCGGGCTACGGTTTTCTTTCAGAAAATGACCAATTTGCGCTTGCTTGCCAACAACACAATATTTGCTTTATTGGCCCACCAGTGGATGCCATTTTGGCGATGGGCTTAAAAGCAACCTCTAAAGCTTTAATGGAAAAAGCAGGTGTTCCTTTAACACCGGGTTATCACGGAACCAACCAAGATGCTGACTTTTTAAAACAACAGGCCGACCGAATTGGCTATCCAGTTTTAATTAAAGCCAGTGCTGGCGGCGGTGGTAAAGGCATGAGTCTGGTTGAACGCAGTGAAGATTTTCTACATGCCTTAGCCTCTTGTAAACGTGAAGCCAAATCGAGCTTTGGTAATGATGATGTCTTAATTGAGCGTTATGTGATTCAACCGCGCCATATTGAAGTTCAAGTGTTTGGCGATACACATGGCAATTATGTGCATTTATTTGAACGCGACTGCTCTGTACAACGTCGCCACCAAAAAGTGCTAGAAGAAGCCCCTGCTCCACAGATGCCAAGCGAAAAACTCGATGCGGTGCGCCAAGCAGCAATTGATGCTGCGCGTGCGGTAAATTATGTCGGTGCTGGTACAGTTGAGTTTATTGTGGAACAAGACGGTACGGCTTATTTCATGGAAATGAATACTCGTCTACAAGTCGAACACCCAGTGACTGAAATGATTACAGGTGAAGACTTGGTTGAATGGCAACTACGTGTAGCTTATGGCGAACCTTTGCCAAAACTACAAAACGAATTACACATTCACGGCCATGCGCTCGAAGCACGGATCTATGCAGAAGAACCTGAAAAGGGCTTTTTACCTGCTATTGGTAAAATTGACTATCTGCACTACCCAACTCAAAACCAATATGTACGTGTAGACAGTGGTATTGTTGAAGGCGATGAAATCACGACCTATTACGACCCAATGATAGCTAAACTGATCGTATGGGGTAAAAACCGTGAAGCTGCACTCATTCAAATGCAACATGCTTTAAGCCAATTCCATGTCGATGGTTTAGGCAACAATATTGCCTTTCTTGAAAAAATTGTTCGTAGCGAATCGTTTAAACAAGCCAAGCTTGATACCAATCTGATTCAGCGTGAACAAAACTTCTTGTTTAGTCCTGAAGAAATCAAACCAGAACTTGTAGTGGCAGCGGCATTTATTGAGTTTCTAAGCAAACTTAATAACAACAGCTCAAGCCAAAAACAGCTTTGGCAAGCTCAACCGCTTTGGCGTTTAAATATTGCTTATCAGCACAGCATTAAACTGAATTATTTAAACCAAAATATCCAAGTCAAGTTTGCTTCAAATGAACATGGCTTCACCGCAGAATATAACGGTCAAAGCTACCCGATTTCTGGCCAATTGATTGATGCGCATACGGCCTCTGTTCAAATTAATGGAACACAGCAAAAACTGTCTTTTAACCAAAGTCAGCAAGGCATTACCTTATTCCAAAATGGACAAAGCTATAAGTTTGCTTATATTCGCCAAGACTTTAATCAAGCAGATAGTCAAGCCGATGAAGGTCACTTAAAAGCCCCAATGCCGGGTGTAGTCACGCAAGTGCTGGTAAGTGCAAATCATAGCGTGAAGAAAGACGATATTTTAATGACGCTTGAAGCCATGAAAATGGAATACACCATTCGTGCACCTAAAGACGGCTTGATTGTAGACTCTTATTTCCAAGTCGGTGATCAGGTCAAAGCTGGCGATGAACTTGTGGAATTTCAGCCTGCTCAGGAGGAAGTTGCATGAGTGAGTTTGTCAAAATCGTGGAGGTCGGTCCCAGAGATGGCCTCCAAAACGAAAAGCAGGCCTTGACCGTCGAACAGCGTTTAAACTTTATTAATGACTTGATAAATGCAGGTCTGAAATCGATTGAAGTGGGTTCATGTGTTTCGGCAAAATGGGTACCGCAAATGGCTCAAAGTGACGAGCTATTTAAGCTGTTACCCCAAACAACCGAGGTGCAATTTAGTCTGCTCACGCCCAATATCAAAGGTTTTGAGACAGCTCAAGCGGTAGGATGCAAAGAAGTTGCAGTGTTTACGGCAGCTTCTGAAAGCTTTACTCGTAAAAATATTAACTGCTCAATCGACGAAAGCTTTGAAAAATTCAGCGATGTCATGAGCGCAGCAAAAGCACATAACATCCGTGTACGCGGTTATGTCTCTTGTATTGTCGATTGTCCTTATGAAGGTGCAATTGCACCTGAGCAAGTCGTAAAAGTAGTGAAACGGCTCTATGACATGGGCTGCTATGAGGTGTCTTTAGGTGAAACCATTGGCACGGCAACACCAGATCGTGTTCAAAAGGTTTGGCAAGCCTGTCTTGCTGAACTCGACAGCAAGGTTTTAGCTGGGCATTTCCATAACACCTACGGCATGGCAATTGCCAATATTTATCAGTCTTTACAGCAAGGCATTCGTGTTTTTGATTCGTCTCTTGCAGGACTTGGTGGTTGCCCTTATGCCAAAGGGGCTTCTGGCAATGTATCGACAGAAGATCTGTTTTATTTACTGTCGCACATGGGGTTTGAAACGGGGATTGATTTAGAAAAACTGATGCAAGCCAGCCAAAATATTAGCAATGTATTAAACCGAAAAAGCTTGTCGAATTATGCAAATGCGTATTGGCAAACCAAGTGTGCATAGTCATAAATTAAAATCACTCAGCATCTGGTATAAGGCTTAAGATTAGGCGAAATACCAGATCATCCTATCTCATCTTTATCTCATTTCATTTAGGAATTGGGACTAAATCTCTCATGCAATTTTTTTAAAATCTATTATTTATCTCTGTATTAAATGCCTCTCTCAACAGAAGCATTCTCTACCCTATTTTTATTCTAATCCGTATTATTCTTTATCCTTTTTTCAATTGTAGTCCTTAAAAAATTTATCTCATTATTTCTCTGTACACGACAAAAATAGATAACTCATTGAAATAATGTCATAATAATTGTTTTCTAACGACGAATACTATGACACATCTCAATGAGTTATATCTTATCTTAAACAAATCTCTAAAATGGAACAAGTCACATTTAAAGTGCTTTGCGCTCATCATGCTTGTGATTATTTTAAAGCAAACATGTAATCTTTCTTCTGCATCTAAAGCCTTGCCCATCAAGTGCTTACCACAATCATTTTATCGACGTATGCAGCGCTTCTTTGCAGGTCAGTATTTTGATTATCGTCAAATTTCTCAGTTGATTTTCAATATGTTTTCATTCGACCAAGTGCAACTGACTTTAGATAGAACCAATTGGAAATGGGGAAAACGAAATATTAATATCCTGATGCTCGCAATCGTTTATCGTGGAATAGCGATACCTATCCTTTGGACATTGCTTAATAAACGTGGAAATTCAGATACGAAAGAGCGCATTGCTTTGATTCAACGCTTTATAGCCATTTTTGGTAAAGACCGTATTGTGAATGTGTTCGCAGACAGAGAGTTTATCGGTGAGCAGTGGTTTACATGGTTAATTGAACAAGACATCAACTTCTGCATTCGTGTTAAAAAAACTTCATTGTCACCAATCATTTAGGAAAGAATCATAAAATTAGTGATTTATTTCGCCATCTTAAAGTTGGTCAAATTGAATGTCGTAAACGACGGATTTTGGTTGGTCGGGTGAAACTATATATAAGTGCACTACAGTTAGAAAATGGAGAGCTTTTACTCGTCGTTTCTCCTCAGTTTAATGCCAATGCTATTCAGGATTATGCATTACGCTGGGAAATTGAAACCTTATTCAGTTGTCTCAAAGGACGCGGGTTTAATCTTGAAAATACGCGCTTGACAGACCCTAGACGAGTGAAAAAATTGATTGCGGTGTTAGCTATAAGCTTCTGTTGGTGTTACTTAACGGGTGAATGGCAACATGATCAAAAAAAAGCGATAAAAATAAAGAAGCATGGACGACTCTCAATGAGTTTATTTCGCTATGGTTTAGACTATGTTCAAATGGCGATTCAGCGTTTAATTGGTTTTGGGAAAAAAGAAGAGTTTAAGGAAATTTTGGCAATTTTAAGAAGGCAGAATCCTGATAGGATAAGGGTTCTGTGAAATTTGTCGTGTACAGAGCCGTTGTTTATAATAATGCTATCACTATCGAAAATATCCCATTAGAAGCCTATGACTACGTTGTAAATGGCAAGCCTGCACTCGAATGGGTTATGGAACGCCAAGGCGTATCTACGCATAAAGACAGTGGCATTGTGAATGATGCGAATGATTGGGCAATCGAAACAATGAATGATCCATCATACCCTCTCAATCTGTTTTTACGAGTGATTACTGTCAGTCTTGAAACAATGAAGATTGTTAGAAACTTACCTAAATTAGATATTTAGTATTAAAAAATGGGGGTGAACCCCCCCATTTTTTTTACAAAAAAAACCTAATAATAGTTTAAAAAATACAACTATTATTAGTTACAATATTAGTTTAACTTATAGTTTGGATATTGATATGAGTAATAGATTTAAAAAAGCAATGGAGAATACTGAGTTTACTCAAGATGACGTAAATTCAGATGCAAAGGTATCAGATGGTAAAGAAAAAAAAGATAAGGAACAAATCGTCACACGCAATAAATCAATCATCAATATTGAGAAAAACACACTACCAATAGCTAAACGTGTTCGTACTAAACATGGTCGCAACCTAACTATCCCACTCTTTGTTGAAGAACTTAACGTGATTGATGAAGCTGTTAAAAAACTTGGGCAAGATCAGAATATTTCGATTAGCGTATTCATTCGTGAGAGTATCTTGCAACAATGTAAAAAGGTTTTGGGTGCTAAAGAATATCAAGAGATATTGAATAATCAACTTAATGTTACTAAACCTAAAAAAGAACAATAAATAATAGTTGTATTTTTAGGTGTATAAACAGTTTTATGTATACAGTATTTTATAGTTTAATTTATCAATTAAATAATACGACTATAAATACAAACAAATAAACGATTATTTATTAATTTAAAGGTGTTTGTTAATGGCTAAGATTATAACTATAGCGAACCGAAAAGGTGGAGTTGGTAAGACTACACTAGCTACTAATTTAGCTGTATCGCTCAATCAAAAAGGAAAAAGCATACTGATTGATTGTGATGAACAACAATCATCTTCAAAATGGGCTAGACAACGTGGAGATATTGAGTGTCAGTGTATTCACGAAAATCTATTACTACAGCTTGAGAAATTAGATGCGGAATATGAGTACGTCCTAATAGATGTTGCAGGGCGAGATTCAACGGTCTTTCGTGAAGCTCTACTTGTATCCAATGTGCTAATAATCCCTACTCAGCCAAGCCTACTTGATCTGCAAGTATTGGACTACATGCAAGAGAAAGTTGCTGCTGCTAGAAAGACTAATAAAGATTTAGACGCATACGTGTTGATTAATAGAGCTTCAGTACGCTCAAATGAGCTAAATGACGCTGTGGAGCTTATTAACGAATATGAGCAGTTCAAACTACTAAAAACAGTGCTATTCGAGCGCAAACAGTATCGTGATGCGATTCTTGAATCAAAGTCAGTAACAGAAATGAATAGCTCGAAATCGAAAGACGAAATGAACGCTTTAATTATCGAATTGTTGTGATCGAGTCCACCAAGAACAACACCTCCATGCGAGGTGTTTTTTTGTAGAAACCTTTTACTTATAAAAAATCATTCTACAGGCACACACACAAAACGGATAATCAAACATAAATATTTGATTTATTTGTATTTTACTATTCCAATTTCCGCACTAAGTTTAGTGGTAACTAAGCGTTGACGTGGGTCGAGCGGCGTTGCAACGGGAGCACCCAAATACACATCTCCCAACCCCATCACTAGATAGTTTGCACTATAGACCACCTCTTTAACGGCTTGCTTGGAAGCTAAGCCATTAATACGGCGAATAAACTCAACATTATCGGGGCACCACGGCGCATCTGGACGAACAATTTGTGTGTAGCGTTCGGTGGCAAGCTTTGTTTGTGAATCTTCCCAAGCCAAAGGCAAGTAGACAGTCCGTGAAGGCACCTGCATATTTTGAATGTCGGGTAACTCGGCTTCTGCTTGTTGAAGTTTCTGTAAAAGCTCAAGTTGATCAAGCTGAATTGAATCAAAATGAATTTGTAGTGAACGAATGCCAGGTGTTAAGTCGATAATGCCCTGAATGTTTTGATCTTTGACCCATTGCATAAGCGCATGAATACGGAAGCGTAAATTTAGGTCGAGGACTAACTCTCCATATTCCACCAATAAATAGCTATTTCCTGCTGGTCGATAGGTCACGCTTGGTAAATCAGCTTCACCTTGTAAAGTTGCCAAAACTGCATCATTTAAAGTGTCGGGTTCTGCTCGAATGGTTGGGTTGAAATCAATGTGAGTTGTATCAGTCGCAGTTAAGCTTTGATGATATTTTTGATCGAGTGCTTTCGCTTGCACATAACTCACAGGTACAAATTTGACTTTATCGCCTGCTTTTAGCTGCCCAATTTTCCAAAGCTCAGAATGAATGACTACCGCAGGACATACAAAGCCGCCTAAGCTCGGACCATCTGGC
This window of the Acinetobacter sp. XH1741 genome carries:
- a CDS encoding acetyl/propionyl/methylcrotonyl-CoA carboxylase subunit alpha, producing the protein MFEKILIANRGEIACRVIRTAKKLGIATVAVYSDADANAQHVKLADEAVYIGQSPATQSYLQVDRIIQAAIDTGSQAVHPGYGFLSENDQFALACQQHNICFIGPPVDAILAMGLKATSKALMEKAGVPLTPGYHGTNQDADFLKQQADRIGYPVLIKASAGGGGKGMSLVERSEDFLHALASCKREAKSSFGNDDVLIERYVIQPRHIEVQVFGDTHGNYVHLFERDCSVQRRHQKVLEEAPAPQMPSEKLDAVRQAAIDAARAVNYVGAGTVEFIVEQDGTAYFMEMNTRLQVEHPVTEMITGEDLVEWQLRVAYGEPLPKLQNELHIHGHALEARIYAEEPEKGFLPAIGKIDYLHYPTQNQYVRVDSGIVEGDEITTYYDPMIAKLIVWGKNREAALIQMQHALSQFHVDGLGNNIAFLEKIVRSESFKQAKLDTNLIQREQNFLFSPEEIKPELVVAAAFIEFLSKLNNNSSSQKQLWQAQPLWRLNIAYQHSIKLNYLNQNIQVKFASNEHGFTAEYNGQSYPISGQLIDAHTASVQINGTQQKLSFNQSQQGITLFQNGQSYKFAYIRQDFNQADSQADEGHLKAPMPGVVTQVLVSANHSVKKDDILMTLEAMKMEYTIRAPKDGLIVDSYFQVGDQVKAGDELVEFQPAQEEVA
- a CDS encoding enoyl-CoA hydratase/isomerase family protein, whose amino-acid sequence is MSYQFLQLEQQGQVAYVWLNRPELHNAFNTTVIEELHTCFKQINTRDDIRVVVLAGRGKSFSAGADLNWMKQAGQASSAENEADALKLAQMLDALATLKQPTIARVHGIAFGGGMGLASACDICIASTDAKFATSEVRLGLAPSTISPYVIRAIGARQASRYFLTAERISAREAKHIGLAHEVADAEDLDKKVQEIIDALLLGGPHAQAASKHLIQMVSNQTMSNNLLQQTAHHIAQVRQGSEAKEGLSAFLNKQQPAWVSNSNNNN
- a CDS encoding IS4-like element ISAba1 family transposase (programmed frameshift), which gives rise to MTHLNELYLILNKSLKWNKSHLKCFALIMLVIILKQTCNLSSASKALPIKCLPQSFYRRMQRFFAGQYFDYRQISQLIFNMFSFDQVQLTLDRTNWKWGKRNINILMLAIVYRGIAIPILWTLLNKRGNSDTKERIALIQRFIAIFGKDRIVNVFADREFIGEQWFTWLIEQDINFCIRVKKNFIVTNHLGKNHKISDLFRHLKVGQIECRKRRILVGRVKLYISALQLENGELLLVVSPQFNANAIQDYALRWEIETLFSCLKGRGFNLENTRLTDPRRVKKLIAVLAISFCWCYLTGEWQHDQKKAIKIKKHGRLSMSLFRYGLDYVQMAIQRLIGFGKKEEFKEILAILRRQNPDRIRVL
- a CDS encoding hydroxymethylglutaryl-CoA lyase — translated: MSEFVKIVEVGPRDGLQNEKQALTVEQRLNFINDLINAGLKSIEVGSCVSAKWVPQMAQSDELFKLLPQTTEVQFSLLTPNIKGFETAQAVGCKEVAVFTAASESFTRKNINCSIDESFEKFSDVMSAAKAHNIRVRGYVSCIVDCPYEGAIAPEQVVKVVKRLYDMGCYEVSLGETIGTATPDRVQKVWQACLAELDSKVLAGHFHNTYGMAIANIYQSLQQGIRVFDSSLAGLGGCPYAKGASGNVSTEDLFYLLSHMGFETGIDLEKLMQASQNISNVLNRKSLSNYANAYWQTKCA
- a CDS encoding AAA family ATPase, whose protein sequence is MAKIITIANRKGGVGKTTLATNLAVSLNQKGKSILIDCDEQQSSSKWARQRGDIECQCIHENLLLQLEKLDAEYEYVLIDVAGRDSTVFREALLVSNVLIIPTQPSLLDLQVLDYMQEKVAAARKTNKDLDAYVLINRASVRSNELNDAVELINEYEQFKLLKTVLFERKQYRDAILESKSVTEMNSSKSKDEMNALIIELL